Proteins encoded together in one Mercenaria mercenaria strain notata chromosome 18, MADL_Memer_1, whole genome shotgun sequence window:
- the LOC123539527 gene encoding uncharacterized protein LOC123539527 yields MVTECCASLLNAQRHCKLKHTFNLDLPEIHPQTLNSFAQRSYTNSSRWGIIQDENEFLHESEDLSVRCLLLGENGKLWTDNCNERHRTLCIRDTTHAVFQYVGQSKIPRYTESTTKRQTSDLISNTEFTTVTVSIGEDTVPAKPDVASTGVSIAVVIIVCISAVVLIILAVVLVILIMKKRSMIQETHHRRVKYVAEQTNDITPTNNKAGDAYESVDERQDKEHSSGSPNTKGSAYKSLVERHNVEHSYRTLNTQRSRFELLDGTPNTQRMLMSHWMKDKMRNTALEHRPLQHVDSISH; encoded by the exons ATGG TAACAGAGTGCTGTGCATCTTTGTTAAATGCACAAAGACACTGCAAACTTAAGCACACCTTTAATTTGGATCTACCAGAAATACATCCACAGACACTCAATAGTTTTGCTCAACGCAGTTACACAAATTCTTCACGATGGGGAATCATTCAAGATGAAAATGAATTTCTACATG aaaGTGAAGATCTGAGTGTTCGTTGTCTGCTTTTGGGTGAAAATGGAAAACTTTGGACAGACAACTGTAATGAACGCCACAGAACACTTTGTATACGAG ACACTACTCATGCAGTTTTTCAGTATGTAGGACAATCAAAAATACCACGCTACACAGAATCGACAACGAAGCGACAAACATCAGATTTGATCAGCAACACAGAATTCACGACAGTTACTGTCAGTATTGGCGAGGACACTGTACCAGCAAAACCAG ATGTGGCAAGTACAGGCGTATCCATAGCAGTCGTTATTATAGTGTGCATTTCTGCAGTAGTGCTGATCATTCTCGCTGTTGTGTTGGTCATCTTGATCATGAAAAAGCG aaGCATGATTCAAGAGACACATCACAGAAGAGTTAAATACGTCGCTGAACAAACCAATGACATTACACCCACAAATAATAAAGCAGGAGATGCTTATGAGTCAGTAGATGAAAGACAGGATAAAGAACACAGCTCCGGATCACCAAATACAAAAGGGAGCGCTTATAAGTCACTGGTTGAAAGACACAATGTGGAACATAGCTATAGAACTCTAAATACACAGAGGAGTCGTTTTGAATTACTGGATGGAACACCAAATACACAAAGGATGCTTATGAGTCACTGGATGAAAGACAAAATGAGAAACACGGCTTTGGAACACCGGCCCTTACAACACGTGGATTCTATCAGCCATTAG